Genomic DNA from bacterium:
CCACAGCTCGGCTCCAACGGCAGCGGGCACGCCCTCGCCGCCGCCCTGGGGCACAGGATCGTCGAGCCCTTCCCCGCGCTGACGCGGATCCGCGTCCGCTCCCCCTGGCTTGCCCACCTCAAGGGGCTCAAGGTCGAGGGACGGGTCGCGCTCGGCGGCAGCGAGTCCTCCGGCGAAGTCCTCTTCACCGCGACCGGGCTCTCGGGCCCACCGGTCCTGGACGTCAGCCGCCGCGCCGGCGAGCTGCTGCGCCGCGGCCGGGAGGCGCGTGCGGTCGTCGATCTCTGCCCGGACCTCGACGCCGCCGCGTTCGCCGCGCTGCTCGCGGAGCGCTTCTCCGCGCGCCAAGGGATCACCGCCGAGTTTGCGCTCGTGGGCTTCCTGCACAAGCGCCTCATCGTGCCGGCGCTCCGCGAGGCCGACATCGACCCTGCCGCCGCCGCGGACGCCGTTGACGCACGCAGGCTCCACGCGCTTGCGGCCCTGCTGCGCGGCTGGGCCTTCGAGGTCACCGGGACCGACTCGTGGGCCGACGCGCAGGTGACCGCCGGCGGCGTGGAGGTCGCCGGCGTGGACCCCGCGACGCTCGAGTCCCGGCTCGCGGCCGGTCTCTTCTTCGCGGGCGAGGTCCTCGACGTCGATGGCGACTGCGGCGGCTTCAACCTGCAGTGGGCCTGGTCGTCCGGACACGTCGCCGGGGCCGCGGCAGCACGTCGGGCGCTCGCCTCCGGATGATCCGCGTCCACGAGGTCCGCCTCCCGCTCGACCACGACGAGGCGCAGATCCGCGCGGCGCTGCTCGAGCGCCTCGGGTT
This window encodes:
- a CDS encoding aminoacetone oxidase family FAD-binding enzyme; the protein is PQLGSNGSGHALAAALGHRIVEPFPALTRIRVRSPWLAHLKGLKVEGRVALGGSESSGEVLFTATGLSGPPVLDVSRRAGELLRRGREARAVVDLCPDLDAAAFAALLAERFSARQGITAEFALVGFLHKRLIVPALREADIDPAAAADAVDARRLHALAALLRGWAFEVTGTDSWADAQVTAGGVEVAGVDPATLESRLAAGLFFAGEVLDVDGDCGGFNLQWAWSSGHVAGAAAARRALASG